In Canis aureus isolate CA01 chromosome 12, VMU_Caureus_v.1.0, whole genome shotgun sequence, a genomic segment contains:
- the OLFML3 gene encoding olfactomedin-like protein 3, producing MGPYTPLLTMFLLSWWLRPLQGQQHHLVEYMERRLAALEERLAQCQDQSSRHAAELRDFKNKMLPLLEVAEKEREALRTEADTISGRVDRLEREVDYLETQNPALPCVEVDEKVTGGPGIKGKGRRNEKYDMLTDCGYTISQVRSMKILKRFGGPAGLWTKDPMGPTEKIYVLDGTQNDTAFVFPRLRDFTLAMAARKASRVRVPFPWVGTGQLVYGGFLYYARRPPGGPGGGGGLENTLQLIKFHLANRTVVDSSVFPAEGLIPPYGLTADTYIDLAADEEGLWAVYATREDDRHLCLAKLDPQTLDTEQQWDTPCPRENAEAAFVICGTLYVVYNTRPASRARIQCSFDASGTLTPERAALPYFPRRYGAHASLRYNPRERQLYAWDDGYQIVYKLEMRRKEEEV from the exons GAACGGCTGGCCCAGTGCCAGGACCAAAGTAGCCGGCACGCTGCCGAGCTGAGGGACTTCAAGAACAAGATGCTGCCGCTGCTGGAGGTGGCCGAGAAGGAGCGCGAGGCCCTCAGGACTGAGGCTGACACTATCTCGGGGAGAGTAGACCGTCTGGAGCGGGAGGTTGACTATCTGGAGACCCAAAACCCAGCTCTACCCTGTGTGGAGGTTGACGAGAAGGTGACCGGAGGCCCCGGGATCAAAGGCAAgggcagaagaaatgagaagTACGATATGCTGACAG acTGTGGCTACACGATCTCTCAGGTGAGATCGATGAAGATCCTGAAGCGGTTTGGTGGCCCAGCTGGTCTATGGACCAAGGATCCAATGGGGCCAACAGAGAAGATCTACGTATTAGATGGGACACAGAACGACACAGCCTTTGTCTTCCCAAGGTTGCGGGACTTCACCCTGGCCATGGCTGCCCGGAAAGCTTCCCGGGTCCGGGTGCCCTTCCCGTGGGTGGGCACAGGACAGCTGGTGTACGGGGGCTTTCTTTATTATGCCCGGAGGCCTCCCGGAGGacccggagggggaggggggctggagaACACGTTGCAACTCATCAAGTTCCACCTGGCCAACCGAACGGTGGTGGACAGCTCCGTGTTCCCCGCGGAGGGGCTGATCCCCCCATACGGGCTGACGGCCGACACCTACATTGACCTGGCCGCGGACGAGGAGGGCCTGTGGGCCGTCTACGCCACTCGGGAAGACGACAGGCACTTGTGTCTGGCTAAGTTAGACCCCCAGACTCTGGACACGGAGCAGCAGTGGGACACACCGTGTCCCCGAGAGAACGCCGAGGCTGCCTTTGTCATCTGCGGGACCCTGTACGTCGTCTATAACACCCGCCCTGCCAGCCGGGCCCGCATCCAATGCTCCTTTGATGCCAGCGGCACCCTGACCCCAGAGAGGGCAGCGCTCCCCTACTTCCCCCGCCGGTACGGGGCCCATGCCAGCCTCCGCTACAACCCCCGAGAGCGCCAGCTCTACGCCTGGGATGACGGCTACCAGATTGTCTATAAGCTGGAGATgcgaaggaaagaggaagaagtctGA